The genomic region AGGCTATATTTCAATGACCAACTCCATCCACCGTAATTCTAATTTGAGTAGTCGACCTGTTTGACTGGTTCAACCGGGTAAGACCCCCAGGCATGACTGATTTAAACAACAGTTCtagtacagtaggcctacatggtaCATCTGACTAAATGTAGCTAGTGTTGGTGGTAGGCCAATGGTGATTCCATGATTCCCATGATTCATGATTCCCATGAACGTTACTTATCATTTAGGCTACAAGCTTCTTTCATAAAAtaaagtgagtcaggtggctgagcggttagggaagcgggcttgtaatcagaaggttgccagttcgattcccggccgtgccagatgacgttgtgtccttgggcaaggcacttcaccctacttgcctcggggagaatgtccctgtacttactgtaagtcgctctggataagagcgtctgctaaatgagtaaatgtaaatgtaaatgtaagtgaatAAACAGCAATTGAATTAAATGTAATCTCAGTTACATAAACGGGATTTGTTTTCGTTTTCTGACTTGCTTTTTAAGATATTTCTCCGTctcgttttctttctctctctctctctctctctctctctctctctctctctctctctctctctctctctctctctctctctctctctatctctctctctctctctctcacacacacacacatcctgcggGGAAATAAGAACAAAAATCTTACCACTGTGCACGTGCCCCCCCTAGTGGTtaattgaaaacacaacaatGCTAAACTTGCATAATACCTTGGTTTGAAATAAGAACGATTTGACTGGATTTATTAATTTTTATTCAACACATAcaataaatttattttaaataggctacaacatttaaaTACAATTTACATAAGGAGTTATATCAATGACGTATTTTTAGGAGTAATTTCATTAAATAAATCAAATTACAAGGCAAATGGTGATTCCAGAAGGAAGTCAATGACATGGCAATACAGCAATTGTAATATTTTGTGCAACAAACCTTTACAATCTTAAACCAATGCATTGCATAATTTTCCAACAAAAAGCAAGAAAGAAGCAAGAAAAAGGACAGAATTTGACATTTGAATTAAACACACAACTGCATGATGATCTATACGATATTTactgaaggaaaaaaagaaaagtatcTAAAAAAAGTTAATATATGTATCTATAAATATATGTATCAACCGGAATGTAAACCAAAACAAAAAATTTATATTATGTTTCACACTTGATGAAATGAAATGCATCGATTTAATCTTTCAGGGATCCAGCCCTCTGAGATTTAAACATGGGTGTCACTTGATCAAAAAAATCAACAACATGCAGTTTCTTAACTATGAAGAGAGCTTTCCTCTCTGAAAGAGTGTGATTGCAGAATAAACCTGAGGACTGTCCCTATGTGAAGATTAGCAGCAAAGTGGACGGCAGCAGAAGAATGCTTCCCCATAGTGCAGGATGTGTTTAAAATGCCATCGTTTCAATAATGGCGTTTCTTGTGCAGTTCATGCGTGATAGGTTAAAGGTCATTTACGGGCACTGGTAGAGGTGGTGCAGACGATGCATGTGTCACTCCTCACTGTAACACAAGACACAGAGAGGtctctgtgatgtcacagttgGTGATGGTGTCACAATGAAGCAGAAATCACAAACGTAACTTGTTTATGTGATGCCATGACAACTTATTAGTTTCAAAATTATGACAAAGAAGTAACAAAATGGTGTCTGAAATAACAGTTATGTTTAATTCACGTTTACCTTATTTTGGCCCTAGACAGTGGTGTAAAAGTAGGGGATCGGTGTACTAGTAGGGGAACGCGGAACGAGGAATAAGAGAACGAGGgggccagacacagacacagctttAGAAACAAAATTCAAATTCTATGGGCGGTGATGTCACACAGAGGAGAACTGTTAGTGAATGCAAATGATAACACAACAGCTGTGTCTGAATATTCTCCCTACTTTGTATACATATTAAAATATTAGGCATGTAGGCCTGGGTGGAGAACCTAACTCAAAAGCAGGTTAAAACTAATCAGGTACTCAGACACATTATTCAATCAACTGaagtattaaaaaaatatttagctGCGAGGAAGCTATGTGGACACAGGGCCCTTATTCACTACAGGTATAACACAAACAACTCCACGAATCACATAGTTAAAAATACTTCACAATGAATCTCAAACGAGGGTCTGGCCAGTATGGACCACCTACCGTCTGCCCTACTATGGCTGGCTTTAAGGAGATTTCACTGTAGTTCACTGCGGtccagagagaggggcgagccCCATAGCTATAGAAGAGCATGGGGTTGTCTGTACCTCACAGTACCTGGAAatacaggagtgtgtgtaggtaccAGTAtgtatgtgcaagtgtgtgtgtacgtgtttatgtacgtgtgtgtgtttatgcatgtatgtgtgtgtaccatgcatcatgtttgtgtgtgtgtgttgtcagacaTACAACACTCTATGCCACCTACTGTTGAGAGATACCCACCAGGTAGACGTCCAGGACGGAGTCCGGGGTGCTTCCCtggctgggaggggtggggtctgTGTCGTCCAGAGCAACGGTGGCGCTTGAGGCCCTGCGGTCGTCACTGCCGGGAACACAAGAAGCTTGTGTGAAAACAGGAAATAAGGAGCCGCATCTTAATCTGGAGACGTACATGCCATGTGTGTGGCTCGGTGGTTAGAGCGTTTGACAGCTGATCAAGATGTGGCGGGTTTGAAACTTCTCCTGCCTGTTTGTCAGTTTGGATTCAAGCGTCTAGGCTGTCGGAGGGCTGTATGGGGAGTACAGGAGGGCTGTGGGGAGTGTGTGCGGGGTTTTGGAGGGCTTTGTGGGGTTAtaggagggctgtgtgggggTATAGGATGGCTGTGTGGGGGTAtaggagggctgtgtgggggtagaggagggctgtgtgggggtagaggagggctgtgtgggggTATAGGATGGCTGTGTGGGGGTAtaggagggctgtgtgggggCCGTGTACCTGTTGTCAGGATCCTCCAGCAGGTCCTCCTCGCTGGAGTGGATTGTGCAGAAGGACACAGCCAGGCTCAATCCTCTAGGAGAGGGAACCAGGTCTGGCTGATTAGAGCCGCTTGAATCTAGCGgacggagcagagagaggagcagagtgaGTGTAGGAAGTAAAAGCCCAAGGGAAAGCTGTGGTGAAGTTACGAAGAAGGGCGGCTGTAACTGTGCCGCGATGTGAGCGTACATTGTCCGTCCAGACTCTCCAAGCTCTGGGCCTTCTTCTCCTCCGTCCACTCCTCCTTATGCGCGGACAGAACTTCCTGGGAGGCGGAGCGCATCGGGTGGAGAGAATTCCTCTTCCTCTTAGAGGAGGCTCCTCTCAGAGCTGACAACAAACCAGCACCCGGGAGAAAGATGATGCGTGAGAGGAAAAATGAGAGAATTGTTGAACGTAGTAGCTAGATGTTCCTCTCAGAGCTTGTACCATGAGTAAGTACCAGAGTGAgtaagagaaaaacaaacacaatcgTAAAAGTAGTAGCTATATGGGTTATTTAGTGTCTTTGAATGAACTTACGATGCAGCTTCTTGAAGACAGTGGTTCCCATGAAATTCAGGAATCTGTCCGCATAGAAATTGGGCCTATGGACTGACACAGTGTCCTGAAATGACAAGAAAGCAAAGATTTagtaaaaaaatgtaaatgtgtttgtggtaAACACGTACACGCACAATTACCCAGAACTGGGAACATACCCCATCGTGTACGAGGGCCTTCCAGGAGTGTTCCACCTTCTTGATGAACCTGAAGAAACAGGAAAACccattccttgactctgactctCAAAATACTCAGAACTTTGAACTTCTCATGCTTGATCTTCGGCTGTTCTGGTAGTTTCTGTATACACTATTTGTAGGTCACAAAAGCATCTCCATAATGATTCCTCCATCTTTGACAGGATGGATATAGCTCAGTGGGAGAGCATAGACTGCACATCTAGAGATCACAGGTTCAAACTCCCTcctgtatgtcactttggataaaagggtctgctgaatgaaaacatttgttttttcaAAGGCCAACTGTCATTCAAGCTCTCacctgtacatttacatttagcagacactcttatccagagcgacttacagtaagcacagggacattctccccgaggcaagtagggtgaagtgccttgcccaaggacacaacttcatttggcacggccgggaatcgaacgaacaaccttctgattaatagcccgactccctaaccactcagccatctgacccccacctgTAGGACTGCAGGATGTCAATGATGCCTAAGAAGATGAGCAGCTTCTCTTCTTTGTGCTTAGCGGGGATTCCACCCATTCTGGAAAGACAAGAATGTGCTCATTTAATTGACATGGAAGAGTTTATTATATAAcctaaggctgtgtgtgtgtggttgtacgatgtatgtgtgtgactttgctttgtgtgtgtgcctgctttgATCACGTGTGTGTTCTCCTACGTGTCATCATCAGCCGCGGGCTCCGGAGCCTTGGCGTTTCCCTGGATGGACTCCAGGGCCGTGGAGTACAGGACCTTCTGACCCCCCAGGCGCTTGCTGTCCCCCCGGCTCCCTCTGTCACGGATCTTCTTGTCCAGAACGTGAACCCCCAGAAGGAGACTGTAGTCCATGATCTTGAAGCTCTCCAAGACCTGACCCACGACACAAGCGTAAAATAACCACTATTTAGAGTGGTCGTAGAATCACCGTGATTTGGAATGGACACTGTAGAAGCCATTTCATCACGTCATTATGATCAGTAGTCGTtttgtttattatatttattttatgggCACTAGAGGCACACCTCGCTCAGGTAGTTACTTGTTTGTTTAACAAAAACGGATTAAACCTACCCAAAGATGAAATTGTTTGGAAAATGAACTTTTTTTGTCTGCGTACAACCTCTCTTGATGTTGCATCAGTGGCCTTTCATGGACATGTAATGTAATTTGAGTTACAATTGTTCTAGATGGTCAACCTTGCAAGGGAACTGCCAACTCTGGCGAACAGTCATACACTGACCTCACAACCTCACCCTTGGAAAACCACCCAACGACACAAAGTCCAGTAGGACTAAGCATCAGGACAGGATTAACAAAGTAAACCTGAGAGAACAGTTATCCTCTTTAAACCAAACACTGATGTCATACTGTAACTCCCTCCAAACAAAGGGCCCTAACACTCCCACAGTTACCTAACACTTCCACCGTGAGCTTACGAACTGCTCAGAGACAGGGCTTGTGGAGACTGTGGTTCTGCGTGCGACCGGTTCCTAAACCTGGTAATATGAGTCAGGTGCTTTGTGTGGAGGGTAATCCTGACTAGCCAGGACCAACAAGGTCACTCAGAAGAGCTGGGAGCGCTGGAAGGCTGTTTGAGTCTCACTCTTTAGCGGACATTTGATTTCAACATTTTGGATGCAAAACAACTAAAACACCTCATCAGTTCTCTAAACTAAACACAGATCATTCCTTGACTCCGACCACCtgaatactgttagaactctcCACTTCtggatccttgatcttctttcTATTCGCACCATTTGTGCGAAGCTTTTGATGACAAAGCGCCCTTACCTAACTGAATAGCATGTAGAACTGTAAGTGAGTCTAACAGCCACCCACCCGGCAGTCCCTCTGCAGTGTCTTCATCAAGGCGTTGTACGTATCGCCGTCAAAGTGCAGCCCCTCGTGCATCTCCTGGAAGTCCAAGTCTTTGAAGGTGGGGGAGGACTTGGTGCGTTCCTTGCGCGAGGCGCGTCGCTTGCAGGTAGAGCCTTTCAGGTCGTACTTGTAGTGCATCTTCATCTCTCGTGGCAACACATTGTTCATGACCACCACGCGGATGTTGACGCCGGCACTCTGGATGCAGTACAAGCCGTAGAACTTCGGTAGCAAGGTCCGGGGGTTCTGGTTCAGGTTCTGGAATGGAGAATCCATGAATGAGG from Osmerus mordax isolate fOsmMor3 chromosome 14, fOsmMor3.pri, whole genome shotgun sequence harbors:
- the pip5k1ba gene encoding phosphatidylinositol-4-phosphate 5-kinase, type I, beta a isoform X2, with the protein product MSTTATERGDGATVSNSGPKDHKKWQPTAAALKGAIQLGIGYAVGNLTSKPDRDVLMQDFYMVESVFLPSEGSNLTPAHHFPDFRLKTYAPLAFRYFRELFGIKPDDYLYSICNEPLIELSNPGASSSWFYLTSDDEFIIKTVQHKEAEFLQKLLPGYYMNLNQNPRTLLPKFYGLYCIQSAGVNIRVVVMNNVLPREMKMHYKYDLKGSTCKRRASRKERTKSSPTFKDLDFQEMHEGLHFDGDTYNALMKTLQRDCRVLESFKIMDYSLLLGVHVLDKKIRDRGSRGDSKRLGGQKVLYSTALESIQGNAKAPEPAADDDTMGGIPAKHKEEKLLIFLGIIDILQSYRFIKKVEHSWKALVHDGDTVSVHRPNFYADRFLNFMGTTVFKKLHPLRGASSKRKRNSLHPMRSASQEVLSAHKEEWTEEKKAQSLESLDGQYSSGSNQPDLVPSPRGLSLAVSFCTIHSSEEDLLEDPDNSDDRRASSATVALDDTDPTPPSQGSTPDSVLDVYL
- the pip5k1ba gene encoding phosphatidylinositol-4-phosphate 5-kinase, type I, beta a isoform X3 → MGPPSATLAPRTIKSEGSNLTPAHHFPDFRLKTYAPLAFRYFRELFGIKPDDYLYSICNEPLIELSNPGASSSWFYLTSDDEFIIKTVQHKEAEFLQKLLPGYYMNLNQNPRTLLPKFYGLYCIQSAGVNIRVVVMNNVLPREMKMHYKYDLKGSTCKRRASRKERTKSSPTFKDLDFQEMHEGLHFDGDTYNALMKTLQRDCRVLESFKIMDYSLLLGVHVLDKKIRDRGSRGDSKRLGGQKVLYSTALESIQGNAKAPEPAADDDTMGGIPAKHKEEKLLIFLGIIDILQSYRFIKKVEHSWKALVHDGDTVSVHRPNFYADRFLNFMGTTVFKKLHPLRGASSKRKRNSLHPMRSASQEVLSAHKEEWTEEKKAQSLESLDGQYSSGSNQPDLVPSPRGLSLAVSFCTIHSSEEDLLEDPDNSDDRRASSATVALDDTDPTPPSQGSTPDSVLDVYL
- the pip5k1ba gene encoding phosphatidylinositol-4-phosphate 5-kinase, type I, beta a isoform X1 gives rise to the protein MKMSTTATERGDGATVSNSGPKDHKKWQPTAAALKGAIQLGIGYAVGNLTSKPDRDVLMQDFYMVESVFLPSEGSNLTPAHHFPDFRLKTYAPLAFRYFRELFGIKPDDYLYSICNEPLIELSNPGASSSWFYLTSDDEFIIKTVQHKEAEFLQKLLPGYYMNLNQNPRTLLPKFYGLYCIQSAGVNIRVVVMNNVLPREMKMHYKYDLKGSTCKRRASRKERTKSSPTFKDLDFQEMHEGLHFDGDTYNALMKTLQRDCRVLESFKIMDYSLLLGVHVLDKKIRDRGSRGDSKRLGGQKVLYSTALESIQGNAKAPEPAADDDTMGGIPAKHKEEKLLIFLGIIDILQSYRFIKKVEHSWKALVHDGDTVSVHRPNFYADRFLNFMGTTVFKKLHPLRGASSKRKRNSLHPMRSASQEVLSAHKEEWTEEKKAQSLESLDGQYSSGSNQPDLVPSPRGLSLAVSFCTIHSSEEDLLEDPDNSDDRRASSATVALDDTDPTPPSQGSTPDSVLDVYL